GGGAATATTGCTGATGCAACTCGGTATGATCGGCCTCGGCCGAATGGGCGGCAACATCGTTCGCCGCCTGATGCGCCACGGACATTCGACCGTGGTCTATGACAAGGACGCCAAGGCCGTCGCTGGCCTTGCCGCAGACGGCGCGGTCGGCTCGGCGACGCTGGAAGACTTCATCTCGAAACTCGAGCGGCCGCGCACGGCCTGGGTGATGCTGCCGGCGGGGCACATCACCGAGACCACGATCAATACGATTGCGGGCGTGATGCAGGACGGCGACGTCATCATCGACGGCGGCAACACCTTCTGGCAGGACGACGTCCGCCGCGGTAAGGCGCTGAAAGAACGCGGCATCCACTATGTCGACGTCGGCACCTCCGGCGGCGTCTGGGGCCTCGACCGCGGCTATTGCATGATGATCGGCGGCGAGAAGCAGGTGGTCGACCGGCTCGACCCGATCTTCGCCGCGCTCGCGCCCGGCGCCGGCGACATTCCGCGCACCGAAGGACGCGAGGGCCGCGATCCCCGCATCGAGCAGGGTTACATCCATGCCGGTCCCGTCGGCGCCGGCCACTTCGTCAAGATGATCCATAACGGCATCGAATACGGCCTGATGCAGGCCTATGCCGAGGGCTTCGACATCCTCAAGAACGCCAACATCGAGGCCCTGCCAGCGGATCATCGCTACGATCTGGATCTTGCCGACATCGCCGAAGTGTGGCGGCGCGGCAGCGTGATCCCGTCCTGGCTGCTCGACCTGACATCGACGGCGCTCGCCGACAGCCCGCAGCTTGCGGAATATTCCGGCTTCGTCGAGGATTCCGGCGAGGGACGCTGGACCGTCAACGCCGCGATCGACGAGGCCGTGCCGGCCGAAGTTCTGACAGCCGCGCTGTACACACGTTTCCGTTCCCGCCGGGAACACACCTTCGCCGAAAAAATTCTCTCCGCAATGCGCGCGGGTTTTGGCGGCCACAAGGAGCCGAAGCAGCCGGGCGCCGCGAAGCCCAAACAGTAAGCGTCCCCAAGCGAAGGCCGACAATTCGTGACAAAAGACCCGCAAGCCAAGCGCAAGCCGGAAAATTGCGCCTTCGTCATCTTTGGCGTGACCGGCGACCTCACCCATCGCCTCGTGATGCCGTCGCTCTACAATCTCGCCGCCGAGAACCTGTTGCCGGAAAAATTCTGCGTCGTCGGCGTGGCCCGCAAGGGCCAATCGGATGACCAGCTGCGCGACAGCCTGATGAAAGGCCTACGCGAGTTTGCGACAAGGCCGGTCGACGACGACATCGCCAAACAGCTGCTGCAATGCGTCACCTTCGTCGAGGCCGATCCGAAGGACCCGCCCTCGTTCGACCGCTTGCGCGAGCATCTGGACTCGCTGGAGTGTTCGCAAGGCACCGGCGGCAACCGCCTGTTCTATCTCGCAACCCCGCCCGCCGCGTTTGCGCCGACCGCGCGCGAGCTCGGCCGCACCGGCATGATGAAGGAGAACGGCGCCTGGCGGCGGCTCGTGATCGAAAAGCCGTTCGGCACCGACCTCGCCTCGGCGCGCGCGCTGAATGCCGAGCTGCTGAAGATCATGGACGAGCACCAGATCTACCGGATCGATCATTATCTCGGCAAGGAGACGGTGCAGAACATCCTGGTGCTGCGCTTTGCCAACGGCATGTTCGAGCCGATCTGGAATCGCAACCACATCGACCACATCCAGATCACGGTGGAGGAGAAGCTCGGCGTCGGCCATCGCGGCGGCTTCTACGATTCCACCGGCGCGCTGCGCGACATGGTGCCGAACCATCTGTTCCAGCTGATGTCGCTGGTCGCGATGGAGCCGCCGGCGCGCTTCGACGCCCATTCCGTGCGCTCCGAGAAGGCCGACGTGCTCAACTCGATCCAGCAGCCGAGCCGGGAGGAAGCGCTGAAGAATTCGGTGCGCGCGCAATATCTCGCAGGCCGCATCGGTGACGACGAGATCACGGACTATCGCAAGACCGAGGATGTCAAGCCCGACAGCACCACCGAGACTTTCGTCGCGCTGAAGCTGATGATCGACAATTGGCGCTGGGCCGGCGTGCCCTTTTACCTGCGCACCGGCAAGGCACTCGGCCACAAGCGGACTGAAGTCGCGATCAAGTTCAAGCAGGCGCCACTGTCGATGTTTTCAGGCACCGACATCGACCGCCTCTCGCAAAACTTTCTGACCATCGGCATCGCCCCGACCGAGACCATCGAACTGCAATTCAACGCCAAGATTCCGGGACCGAGCATCACCATCGACGGCGTCGAGATGAAGTTCCGCTATGGCGATTATTTCCGGGCGGATCCCTCGACCGGCTACGAGACGCTGATCTACGACTGCATGATCGGCGACAACATCCTGTTCCAGCGCGCCGACGGCATCGAGGCCGGGTGGCAGGCGGTGCAACCGTTCCTGGACGCCTGGAAAAGCGCCGGCAACGACGGCATCGAGACCTATGAAGCCGGCAGCGACGGCCCGAAATGCGCCGACGAGCTGCTGCGGCGGGACGGGCGAAGCTGGCGGAAGTATTCGTGATGGCAACGGCCGAACAGCCGAAGCTGATCGTTGCGGCTGATGCCGAAGCGCTGGCGCAGGCGGCGGCCGAGCGCGTGATGGCGCGGATCGCGGCAAATGCGGGCCGCATCGCGATCTGCCTTACCGGCGGCTCCAGCCCGAAGAAGCTCTACCAATTGCTCGGCGGCGCGCCCTGGCGCGGCAAGATCCCATGGGACCGCGTGCACTGGTTCATCGGGGACGAACGTTTCGTGCCTGACAGCGATCCCCTCAACAACATGGCGGTCGCGCGCGCGACGTTTCTCGATGGCAATGCGCCCGCCGGCCATATCCACCCGATCCCGACCACGGCCGACAATCCGGACCGAAGCGCCGAGGCCTATGCCCTCGAGTTGCAGGCTTTCTACGGTTCTGAAAGCCTCGATCCAGCGCGGCCGCTGTTCGACCTGGTCCTGATGGGCGCCGGCCCCGACGGCCACACCGCCTCGCTCTTCCCGGGCTTCCCCGCAATCGAGGAGACCGAACGCTGGGTCGTGGGCGTGCCCAAGGCCA
The sequence above is drawn from the Bradyrhizobium amphicarpaeae genome and encodes:
- the gnd gene encoding phosphogluconate dehydrogenase (NAD(+)-dependent, decarboxylating), with translation MQLGMIGLGRMGGNIVRRLMRHGHSTVVYDKDAKAVAGLAADGAVGSATLEDFISKLERPRTAWVMLPAGHITETTINTIAGVMQDGDVIIDGGNTFWQDDVRRGKALKERGIHYVDVGTSGGVWGLDRGYCMMIGGEKQVVDRLDPIFAALAPGAGDIPRTEGREGRDPRIEQGYIHAGPVGAGHFVKMIHNGIEYGLMQAYAEGFDILKNANIEALPADHRYDLDLADIAEVWRRGSVIPSWLLDLTSTALADSPQLAEYSGFVEDSGEGRWTVNAAIDEAVPAEVLTAALYTRFRSRREHTFAEKILSAMRAGFGGHKEPKQPGAAKPKQ
- the zwf gene encoding glucose-6-phosphate dehydrogenase, with the protein product MTKDPQAKRKPENCAFVIFGVTGDLTHRLVMPSLYNLAAENLLPEKFCVVGVARKGQSDDQLRDSLMKGLREFATRPVDDDIAKQLLQCVTFVEADPKDPPSFDRLREHLDSLECSQGTGGNRLFYLATPPAAFAPTARELGRTGMMKENGAWRRLVIEKPFGTDLASARALNAELLKIMDEHQIYRIDHYLGKETVQNILVLRFANGMFEPIWNRNHIDHIQITVEEKLGVGHRGGFYDSTGALRDMVPNHLFQLMSLVAMEPPARFDAHSVRSEKADVLNSIQQPSREEALKNSVRAQYLAGRIGDDEITDYRKTEDVKPDSTTETFVALKLMIDNWRWAGVPFYLRTGKALGHKRTEVAIKFKQAPLSMFSGTDIDRLSQNFLTIGIAPTETIELQFNAKIPGPSITIDGVEMKFRYGDYFRADPSTGYETLIYDCMIGDNILFQRADGIEAGWQAVQPFLDAWKSAGNDGIETYEAGSDGPKCADELLRRDGRSWRKYS
- the pgl gene encoding 6-phosphogluconolactonase: MATAEQPKLIVAADAEALAQAAAERVMARIAANAGRIAICLTGGSSPKKLYQLLGGAPWRGKIPWDRVHWFIGDERFVPDSDPLNNMAVARATFLDGNAPAGHIHPIPTTADNPDRSAEAYALELQAFYGSESLDPARPLFDLVLMGAGPDGHTASLFPGFPAIEETERWVVGVPKANVAPFVPRVSLTLPALASCREMLFEIAGHDKQAILTRLFNGETLPALRARSNGETVWLVDRAALPEGIRGPR